The genomic DNA ACCAGAACGCCAACGTGATTGGCACCTATGGTTTTCAGGCAGCTCAAGGCGCGTATCAAGTTGGCTTTACAGCTACGGCACCTGTGCAGGTGGCTGCGGGGCAAACCGCTTCTACCGAGGCCCACGTGTTTGCGGGCGCCAAGGAAGTACGCCTGCTTGAGCAGTATGAAAAAGATCTGCACGCACCTATGTTCTGGAAAGCCGTGGATTTTGGCTGGCTTTCCTTCCTGACCCGTCCTGTGTTGTTTGTGCTGGATTGGCTGAACGAACATTTGGGCAGCTTTGGTCTGGCCTTGCTGACGTTCACCGTGATTGTGAAAGTGGCCTTCCTGCCGCTCACCATCAAGCAGATGCGTATGACATGGAAAACAGCGCGCCTGAAGCCGCAAGTAGACCTCATCCGCTCCCGCCTGAAGGATGACCCGATGGCCATGCAGCAGCAGATTATGGCGCTGTATCGGCAGGAAAACGTCAATCTGTTCGGGGGCTTTCTGCCGCTGCTTATTCAGGCCCCTGTGTTCTGGTGCTTGTATAAAGATCTGTATGTCACCATCGAAATGCGGCACGCACCGTTTGTGGGCTGGGTGAAAGATCTTTCTGCGCCAGACCCCACCAACCTGTTCAATCTGTTTGGCCTTGTGCCGTTTGATCCTACCCACATCACGCCTTTCTTGGCGCTGGGTGCTTGGCCGATCATGTATGGGGCCACACTGTTCCTGATGCAGAAGGTGAGTTCCAGCTCTGCCAACATGGACCCAGCACAGCAGAAAATGATGATGTTCATTCCGCTGCTGTTCACGTTCTTTATGGCGCGGCAGCCGGTCGGGCTGGTGATTTACTACTGCTGGAGCAACATCCTTACGGCTGTGCAGCAGGTTGTCATCATCTCCCGTTTGAAAGCGGCAGATGCCAAACCCCAACTGGTTAAGCCCAAATGACAGATGATGCCGCATCCTCTTTCCGAGAATTAAAGGATGAAGCCCGTATTGCCGCCGCCCTGGAAGAAGGGCGGCGGCTTTTTGCGGGTTCATGCGAATTTGTGTTTGGCGCGCAAAAGCTGGGGCAACTGCCGCCGCAAACTCTGCCGGAAATTGCTTTTGCCGGGCGCTCCAATGTGGGTAAGTCCAGCTTGGTGAACGCGCTTACAGGCCGCAAAACGCTAGCGCGCGCTTCTTCCGAACCGGGGCGCACCAAGCAGCTCAACTTCTTCAATCTGGCAGACCGGCTGATGCTGGTGGATATGCCGGGTTATGGCTACGCAAAGGCTGCCAAATCCGTAAAGGAAGACTGGCAGGATATGATGTTTGATTACCTGCGTGGTCGGCCCAGTTTGCAGCGTGTTGTGCTGCTGCTTGATGCGCGGGTGGAAATGAAAGCGCATGATCTGGAAGTAATGGACCTGCTGGATAAAGCAGCCGTCAGCTTTCAGGTGGTGCTCACCAAGTGCGATAGCGTTAAACCCGGCCCGCTGGCACGCAAGCAGGCAGAAGTTGAAGTGGAAATTCGCCGCCACCCTGCGGCTTTTCCCTACCTGTCTTTAACAAGCAGCCAGACAGGTGAAGGTATTGAGGGCTTGCGGGCGGAACTGGCAGAATTTGCCCTGCCCAAGGCGCCATGATCTGATTGATGATAAGCAGGAAGTGCAGAGCATGACAGAACCACGGGTTCCTTCTTCCCATTCCCATCATGATGCGGCGCAGGAAGCCGCCATTCTGGCCGGAGCCCTGCCGTATCTGCGCCGCTATGCGGGGGATACCATTGTGGTCAAGTATGGTGGCCACGCTATGGGTAATGCAGATCTGGCCAAAACCTTTGGGCGGGATATTGCGCTGCTTAAGCTGGTGGGTATCAACCCGGTTGTGGTGCATGGCGGTGGCCCGCAGATTAACCAGATGCTCAAGCGGCTGGAAATTCCTTCTACCTTTGTGGATGGCCTGCGCGTAACAGACGCCAATATGGTGGATGTTATCGAGATGGTTCTGGCTGGTTCCGTGAACAAGGAAGTGGCGGAACTTATCAGCCGTGAAGGCGCGCTGGCCGTTGGTATTTCTGGCAAGGACGGTAAAATGATTACCGCCCGCAAATTGCAGCGTAAAGTGCGGGATACGGAAAGCCAGATTGAACGCGTGCTGGATCTGGGCTTTGTGGGTGAACCCATAAAGGTGGACCCGCGCGTGATTTATGCGCTTTCTGGTTCTGGCCTTATTCCGGTTATTGCGCCGGTGGGTTTTGGGGAAGATGGCGCCACCTACAACATCAATGCCGATACGGCTGCCGGTGCTGTAGCTGGTGCGGTGCATGCCACCCGCCTGCTGATGTTAACAGACGTGCCCGGCGTGCTGGATGCCGATGGCAAGCTGATACCAGAACTTACAGCCGCGCAGGCCATGCAGGCTATTGAGGATGGTGTGATTACCGGCGGTATGATCCCCAAGGTGGAAACCTGCATTCAGGCCGTGCAGGCCGGTGCACGTGCCGCCGTGATTATTGATGGCCGTATGCCCCATGCCTGCCTGCTGGAACTGTTTACGGCATCTGGCTCCGGCACCATGATCCGGGCGGAATAACGCCGCGGTTGCTAGCCATTTTCCGGGGTGCCATGCGTTGACACGCCGCGTGTGTGTCCGCATGGTCGCTCTGTATTTTTTTGCCGGGGCTGTGGTGCAGGCCCGGTGTTTGTCCATCCTGTCTGACGGTGTGTTATGACCAACGAAACTTTGCGCGCGCATATTGAAGCCCTGTGGGAAAAGCGGGATCAGATTTCCTCCGCTACAACGGGAGAAGACCGCAAAACCATTGAAACGGCTCTGGAAGCTCTGGATTCTGGCGCGCTGCGTGTGGCCGAACCCAAGGAAGATGGCTGGCAGGTGAACGAATGGCTGAAAAAAGCTGTTCTGCTTTCCTTCCGCCTGAACGATAGCGTGGCCATTCCCGGTGGCGCAGCCGGTGCCCCGGCATATGATAAAGTGCCGCTTAAGTTTGCTGGCTGGGATCAGGCCCGTTTTGATAAGGCAGGCTTCCGCGTGGTGCCGGGCGCTGTTGTGCGTCGCTCCGCCTTTATTGCTCCCGGCGCTGTGCTGATGCCCAGCTTCGTAAACGTGGGTGCACGCGTAGATAGCGGCACTATGGTGGACACATGGGCCACTGTTGGTAGCTGTGCCCAGATTGGCAAAAACTGCCATATCAGTGGTGGTGCAGGTATTGGCGGCGTTCTGGAACCGCTGCAGGCTGCTCCGGTGATTATTGAAGACAACTGCTTTATTGGCGCACGTTCCGAAGTGGCAGAGGGCGTGATTGTGGAACGCGGCTCCGTGCTTTCCATGGGTGTGTTCCTTGGTGCTTCCACCAAGATTGTGGATCGTGCAACGGGTGAAATCTACATGGGCCGCGTGCCGGCTTATTCCGTTGTTGTGCCGGGCACCATGCCATCTTCCAAGCCGGTTGGGCCAGATGGTCGCCCCAATCCTGCTCTGGCTTGCGCTGTTATTGTGAAGCGGGTGGACGAACGCACACGTTCCAAAACCTCCATTAACGATCTGCTGCGTGACTGATCAGGCAGACTAAAAAGCGAAAAAGAGGCAGAAAAGCATGGCGGACGCAGCGCAGGTGAATATTCCGGCCAATCTGGCACTGACAGATCCGGTTGGAGTGGCGCAGGCGCTTATCCGTCTGCCTTCTGTCTCGCCAGATCCGGGCGCATCACAGCATCTGCTTGCAGCCATGCTGGAGCGCTTGGGGTTTGAGGTCACGCACCTTCCGTTTGGTGAAGGTGCTGAGCGCACGCCCAATTTCTTTGCTCGTCTGGGCACGGGTAGCCCCCATATCTGCTACGCTGGCCATACCGATGTGGTGCCGCCGGGGAATGAGGCCGATTGGTCTCATCCCCCATATGCGGCGGATATTGTGGATGGTGTGCTGTATGGCCGTGGCGCATGTGACATGAAGGGCGGCATTGCGGCTTTTGTGTCTGCCGTAGCACGGCATGTAGCCACTGGGCTGGGCAAAGGCTCTATCAGTTTTCTGATAACCGGGGATGAAGAGGGCCCCGCCACCTACGGCACGGTAAAGGTGCTGGAATGGATGGCGGAGCACAATCAAATCCCGGATTATTGTCTGGTAGGTGAGCCCACCAACCCCAAAGTATTGGGCGAGATGGTGAAGGTTGGCCGCCGTGGCAGCTTAAACGCGCATATTGTGGTGGAAGGCACGCAAGGCCATGTGGCCTATCCCCACCGGGCAGATAACCCGGTGCATCGCCTATTGGCGGTGCTGGCAGCTTTACGCGGTACACCGCTAGATAACGGCACCGAGTATTTTGAACCCTCCAGCCTTCAGGTCACCAGTGTGGATGTGGGCAACGGGGCTACAAACGTTATTCCCGCACGGGCCGAAGCACGGCTGAACATTCGGTTTAATGATTTGCATACAGGTGCTGCGCTGAAGGGCTGGGTAGAAACCATTTGCCGCCAGCATGCCCCGCGTTCGCGCGTGGAGATCAAGATCAGCGGTGAATCTTTTCTGACGTCCCCCACGCAGGAAACCACGGCTCTTGTAGAGGCCATCAAGCAGATTACGGGCCGCACGCCCAAGTTGGATACCGGGGGCGGCACATCGGATGCACGCTTTATCAGCCGGTATTGTGCGGTTTCTGAATTCGGGCTGGTAGGCGCGAGTATTCACAAAGTTGATGAACACACGGATGTTGCGGATCTGGAAATGCTGACACGGATCTATCAGACTTTTCTGGAAGGAGCGCAGGCATGATTCCCGATACCAGCAAGCCCGGTGTTATCCGGCGTACATTGCAGGGCATGTTGCTGCTGGCCAGCGGGCGCCGGGATGGCATGGCGTGTTTTGATGGCACGCTAGATGCCTTTGGCGCAGCGCTTGCGCCGCAGTTGGCGTTTCTGGTGGTAGGGCTGATGCAGGTCTTCCTCCAGACTGACAAGATCATGGCGCTTATCAAGGTTCTGCTTTCCTTGTGCGTTACTTTGCTGCCTGCTGTTGTGTCTCATTTTTACGCCCAGCGTTGGGGCCGTGGGGCGCTATGGCTGCGCTATATTACGGCAGCCACATGGTGCAACTGGGTGGTGGTGCTGATTTCTCTGGCTGCCACGCTACTGGCTGCACTGCTGTTTCCCGCCATTGCACAACAGCCGGGCTTTATGGCCGCATTGGTGATGACAGCCGCTGTGTATGAACTCTGGCTGCAATGGTTTGTGGCCCGCGTGGGCTTAAGCATCAGCGGTGGGCGTGCCTTTGTGCTGTATGCCTCTGTGCTGCTGGCTACGCTGGCGCTGTATGGTTTGGCTGCGCTGCTACCGCCCCATTACAAGGTGCTGACAGATCTGCTTCAGCCCATGATTGTGATGAACAATTCCTGAAGAAAGTTTTGTGCCAGACCCGTTTTAGTCAAACGGGTCTGGATCATACCCCACGCCGTTCAGGTAAAGCCCCTCTGGCGGGGCAGTAGGGCCTGCGGCGCAGCGGTTGCGGGCCTCTAGGGCTTGGGCAACACGCTCTGGCTGCCAAGCCCCAATTCCTACAAGTTTAAGCGTGCCCACCATGTTCCGCACCTGATGGTGCAAGAAGGAGCGGGCCTTGGCAAAAACAATCACCTCATCCCCGTGGCGAGAAACTTCTAGTTGGTCCAGCGTGCGCATAGGGCTATGGGCTTGGCAGGCCACGGCGCGGAAAGACGTGAAATCATGCGGACCGACCAGAATATTGGCGGCTTCCTGCATTTTTTCCACATCCAGCGTGCTTTTAACGTGCCACACCTGCCCGGCCAGCAAGGTAGGGCGTGAGCGACGGTTGAGAATACGATACTGGTATGAGCGCCATATGGCGGAAAAGCGTGCGCTCCAGTCTGTATCAACCTGCGCAGCATCCAGCACCACCACGTTATGTGGTTTAAGGTGATAGCTCAGCCCCTCCCGCACAGAATGGCGGGAGAAACGCACATCAGCAGGAAAATCCAGATGTGCCACCTGTGCCAGCGCATGCACGCCGGAATCCGTGCGTCCGGCGGTAATGCTGCTTACGGGGCGGTTGTTGGCCAGCCGTGCGGCAGCTTCTTCCAGCAAAGACTGCACGGAGAGGTCGGATTTTTGGCGCTGCCAGCCTACAAGGCCAGTGCCATCATATTCCAGTTTAACGGCCCAACGCTGAACGGGGGCAAGTTCTTCTTCCATCATGCGGGGTCTGGCTGCTCGGCCCCTAAAAGCGCGCCAGTGGCCAATGGCTGACCACGCAAAAAGGCATCGGCATCCATCATGCCCCGGCCGGGCTTTTGCAAGCGGGTAAGCCGCACAGCACCGCTGCCACAGGCAATGGTGAGGGCATCATCCAGCACTGTGCCGGGTTGGGCGGTGTGTTTGGTATCGGGCAGTGGGGTGGCAGCGCCAATTTTCAGCACCGTGTCATCGGGTAGGGTGGTAAAAGTGCCGGGCCACGGGGTGAGTGCACGAATCTGGCGGTCTATTTCCGTGGCAGTTTTGGCCCAGTCTATGCGTCCATCTTCACGCGTCAGGCGCGGGGCGTAGGTGACGCCTTCTTCTGGCTGCGGCGTGGGTGTGGGCATATCGGCCAGCACACGCAGCGCCATATCTGCCCCCAATGCGCTGAGGGCATCGTGCAGGCTGGTGGCCGTTGTGGTGGCGGTAATGGGCACGGCTTCACGCAGCAGCATGGGGCCTGTATCCAGCCCGGCTTCCATCTGCATAATGGTGACGCCGCTTTGGGTATCTCCGGCCAGAATGGCGCTCTGGATGGGGGAGGCACCGCGCCAGCGTGGTAGCAGGCTGGCATGAATATTCAGGCAGCCAAGGCGCGGGGCATCCAGCATGGCTTGGGGCAGAATAAGCCCATAGGCGGCCACAATGGCGGCATCGGCCCGGAGTGCTGCAAAATCTGCCCATTCGGGCTCATTTTTGCGCAGTGAGAGGGGGTGGCGCACCAGTAGCCCCAGTTTTTCCGCCGCCTGTTGCACGGGGGAAGCCTGAAGCTTTTTGCCGCGTCCTGCGGGGCGCGGGGGCTGACAGTACACAGCAACAATTT from Acetobacter ascendens includes the following:
- the yidC gene encoding membrane protein insertase YidC yields the protein MDPKRLILATALSALVLIGYDYLFPQHQPVPPPQQGVHAVAPPVPASSGAVAPAENTQAEAAAPVKDGPETRVAINAPAVQGTLNLRGARLDDLVLKHYRETIKPDSPDVRVLNSASTHADYVDFGWRAPSDVSVRLPDANTLWKASGTQMDAEHPLTLSWDNGQGLTFDIRLSVDQNYMFTISQQVHNSTGQAVALYPFYRVNRGYTPEETGGMLVHEGPISVIDGRLNEGSYKTVRTGGVPPDNIAWSHQGTGGWAGITDKYWLMAVLPDQNANVIGTYGFQAAQGAYQVGFTATAPVQVAAGQTASTEAHVFAGAKEVRLLEQYEKDLHAPMFWKAVDFGWLSFLTRPVLFVLDWLNEHLGSFGLALLTFTVIVKVAFLPLTIKQMRMTWKTARLKPQVDLIRSRLKDDPMAMQQQIMALYRQENVNLFGGFLPLLIQAPVFWCLYKDLYVTIEMRHAPFVGWVKDLSAPDPTNLFNLFGLVPFDPTHITPFLALGAWPIMYGATLFLMQKVSSSSANMDPAQQKMMMFIPLLFTFFMARQPVGLVIYYCWSNILTAVQQVVIISRLKAADAKPQLVKPK
- the yihA gene encoding ribosome biogenesis GTP-binding protein YihA/YsxC — translated: MTDDAASSFRELKDEARIAAALEEGRRLFAGSCEFVFGAQKLGQLPPQTLPEIAFAGRSNVGKSSLVNALTGRKTLARASSEPGRTKQLNFFNLADRLMLVDMPGYGYAKAAKSVKEDWQDMMFDYLRGRPSLQRVVLLLDARVEMKAHDLEVMDLLDKAAVSFQVVLTKCDSVKPGPLARKQAEVEVEIRRHPAAFPYLSLTSSQTGEGIEGLRAELAEFALPKAP
- the argB gene encoding acetylglutamate kinase, whose amino-acid sequence is MTEPRVPSSHSHHDAAQEAAILAGALPYLRRYAGDTIVVKYGGHAMGNADLAKTFGRDIALLKLVGINPVVVHGGGPQINQMLKRLEIPSTFVDGLRVTDANMVDVIEMVLAGSVNKEVAELISREGALAVGISGKDGKMITARKLQRKVRDTESQIERVLDLGFVGEPIKVDPRVIYALSGSGLIPVIAPVGFGEDGATYNINADTAAGAVAGAVHATRLLMLTDVPGVLDADGKLIPELTAAQAMQAIEDGVITGGMIPKVETCIQAVQAGARAAVIIDGRMPHACLLELFTASGSGTMIRAE
- the dapD gene encoding 2,3,4,5-tetrahydropyridine-2,6-dicarboxylate N-succinyltransferase; this encodes MTNETLRAHIEALWEKRDQISSATTGEDRKTIETALEALDSGALRVAEPKEDGWQVNEWLKKAVLLSFRLNDSVAIPGGAAGAPAYDKVPLKFAGWDQARFDKAGFRVVPGAVVRRSAFIAPGAVLMPSFVNVGARVDSGTMVDTWATVGSCAQIGKNCHISGGAGIGGVLEPLQAAPVIIEDNCFIGARSEVAEGVIVERGSVLSMGVFLGASTKIVDRATGEIYMGRVPAYSVVVPGTMPSSKPVGPDGRPNPALACAVIVKRVDERTRSKTSINDLLRD
- the dapE gene encoding succinyl-diaminopimelate desuccinylase, with protein sequence MADAAQVNIPANLALTDPVGVAQALIRLPSVSPDPGASQHLLAAMLERLGFEVTHLPFGEGAERTPNFFARLGTGSPHICYAGHTDVVPPGNEADWSHPPYAADIVDGVLYGRGACDMKGGIAAFVSAVARHVATGLGKGSISFLITGDEEGPATYGTVKVLEWMAEHNQIPDYCLVGEPTNPKVLGEMVKVGRRGSLNAHIVVEGTQGHVAYPHRADNPVHRLLAVLAALRGTPLDNGTEYFEPSSLQVTSVDVGNGATNVIPARAEARLNIRFNDLHTGAALKGWVETICRQHAPRSRVEIKISGESFLTSPTQETTALVEAIKQITGRTPKLDTGGGTSDARFISRYCAVSEFGLVGASIHKVDEHTDVADLEMLTRIYQTFLEGAQA
- the truA gene encoding tRNA pseudouridine(38-40) synthase TruA yields the protein MMEEELAPVQRWAVKLEYDGTGLVGWQRQKSDLSVQSLLEEAAARLANNRPVSSITAGRTDSGVHALAQVAHLDFPADVRFSRHSVREGLSYHLKPHNVVVLDAAQVDTDWSARFSAIWRSYQYRILNRRSRPTLLAGQVWHVKSTLDVEKMQEAANILVGPHDFTSFRAVACQAHSPMRTLDQLEVSRHGDEVIVFAKARSFLHHQVRNMVGTLKLVGIGAWQPERVAQALEARNRCAAGPTAPPEGLYLNGVGYDPDPFD
- the fmt gene encoding methionyl-tRNA formyltransferase; this encodes MRLVFMGTPDFSVPALRALHAAGHEIVAVYCQPPRPAGRGKKLQASPVQQAAEKLGLLVRHPLSLRKNEPEWADFAALRADAAIVAAYGLILPQAMLDAPRLGCLNIHASLLPRWRGASPIQSAILAGDTQSGVTIMQMEAGLDTGPMLLREAVPITATTTATSLHDALSALGADMALRVLADMPTPTPQPEEGVTYAPRLTREDGRIDWAKTATEIDRQIRALTPWPGTFTTLPDDTVLKIGAATPLPDTKHTAQPGTVLDDALTIACGSGAVRLTRLQKPGRGMMDADAFLRGQPLATGALLGAEQPDPA